In Rhodococcus sp. OK302, one genomic interval encodes:
- the polA gene encoding DNA polymerase I translates to MSPATATPSSTSAVAIGSGEDRPLLMLLDGHSLAFRAFYALPADNFKTHSGQATNAVYGFTSMLINLLRDEKPTHLAAAFDVSRQTFRAELFPEYKAQRAKAPDEFKGQIDITKDVLGALGIPVMAEEGFEADDVIATLTTQAEALGYRVLVVTGDRDALQLVTENVTVLYPKKGVSELTRFTPEAVEEKYNLTPAQYPDFAALRGDPSDNLPGIPGVGEKTATKWIREYGDLQGLVDNVDKVRGKVGDSLRENIANVLLNRQLTEMVRDVPLPYAPEQLILSPWDREKIHALFDDLEFKVLRDRLFATLSSSEPEAEEGFEVSGDALEPGSVAAWLDAHARTGERHGVTVIGTRTPYAGDTTALAIAASDGECAYISTTSATPEDEAALGDWLADATQPKAIHEAKWAIHALRGRGWTLGGLTSDTALAAYLVRPGQRTFNLDDLSLRYLKRELRAETSGQEQLSLLDDTDQLDAEAAETAMLSAQAVLDLARALDTELESIESKSLLSDMELPLTVELAKIEATGIAVDSAHLHDLQSRFASLVAAAADSAYAVIDKQINLGSPKQLQVVLFEELDMPKTKKTKTGYTTDAEALQGLFDKTGHPFLEHLLAHRDATRMKVTVDGLLKAVADDGRIHTTFNQTVAATGRLSSTDPNLQNIPVRNDAGREIRDGFVVGQGFDVLLTADYSQIEMRIMAHVSGDEGLIEAFNTGEDLHSFVGSRAFGVPIEEVTPELRRRVKAMSYGLAYGLSAYGLASQLKISTEEAKQQMDAYFARFGGVRDYLHAVVEQARKDGYTSTLYGRRRYLPDLNSDNRQRREVAERAALNAPIQGTAADIIKVAMINVQKALADAGLKSRMLLQVHDELVLEVVQSELEQVTALVKDKMSTAIELSVPLDVSVGAGRSWDSAAH, encoded by the coding sequence GTGAGCCCCGCAACCGCAACTCCGTCCAGTACCTCCGCCGTCGCAATCGGATCGGGGGAAGACCGTCCGCTCCTGATGCTCCTCGACGGGCACTCCCTGGCTTTCCGTGCGTTTTACGCATTGCCGGCGGACAACTTCAAGACGCATAGCGGCCAGGCAACCAATGCGGTGTACGGCTTCACGTCGATGCTCATCAACCTCCTTCGCGACGAGAAGCCGACTCACCTCGCGGCTGCTTTCGACGTGTCGCGTCAGACGTTCCGCGCGGAGCTGTTCCCGGAGTACAAGGCGCAGCGCGCCAAGGCTCCGGACGAGTTCAAGGGCCAGATCGACATCACCAAGGACGTACTGGGCGCACTGGGTATCCCGGTCATGGCCGAGGAAGGTTTCGAGGCCGATGACGTCATCGCCACCCTGACCACTCAAGCCGAGGCCCTCGGGTATCGCGTCCTGGTAGTCACCGGAGACCGGGATGCTCTGCAGTTGGTCACCGAGAATGTCACGGTCCTCTACCCGAAGAAGGGTGTTTCGGAGCTCACCCGCTTCACCCCGGAGGCCGTCGAAGAAAAGTACAACCTCACGCCGGCTCAGTACCCGGATTTTGCGGCGCTGCGCGGAGACCCGAGTGACAACCTCCCGGGCATCCCCGGTGTCGGCGAAAAGACTGCCACCAAGTGGATCCGTGAATACGGCGATCTCCAAGGATTGGTCGACAACGTCGACAAGGTTCGTGGCAAGGTCGGCGATTCATTGCGCGAGAACATCGCAAACGTGTTGTTGAACCGTCAGCTCACCGAGATGGTTCGCGACGTTCCGCTGCCGTACGCGCCGGAGCAGTTGATCCTGTCGCCGTGGGACCGCGAGAAGATTCATGCACTCTTCGACGATCTCGAGTTCAAGGTTCTCCGTGACCGACTCTTTGCGACGCTGTCGTCATCCGAACCCGAAGCGGAAGAGGGCTTCGAGGTCAGCGGTGACGCTCTCGAGCCAGGCTCGGTTGCGGCGTGGCTCGATGCTCATGCCCGCACCGGGGAACGCCACGGCGTAACAGTCATCGGCACTCGGACGCCGTATGCCGGTGATACCACTGCTCTTGCGATTGCGGCATCGGACGGGGAGTGCGCGTATATCTCGACAACGTCGGCCACTCCGGAAGATGAAGCAGCTCTGGGGGATTGGCTTGCGGATGCAACCCAGCCCAAGGCGATTCACGAAGCCAAGTGGGCCATCCATGCCCTTCGCGGACGTGGATGGACACTCGGCGGACTCACCAGCGACACGGCTCTTGCCGCGTACCTTGTACGCCCAGGGCAGCGCACCTTCAACCTCGATGACCTCTCGCTCCGATACCTCAAGCGTGAACTGCGGGCAGAAACGTCGGGGCAGGAACAGCTTTCGCTGCTCGACGACACCGATCAGTTGGATGCGGAAGCCGCTGAGACGGCGATGCTCAGCGCTCAGGCCGTTCTTGATCTGGCTCGCGCCCTCGACACCGAACTCGAATCGATCGAATCGAAGTCGCTTCTCTCCGACATGGAGTTGCCGTTGACGGTGGAGCTCGCCAAGATCGAGGCCACCGGAATCGCTGTCGACAGTGCGCATTTGCATGATCTGCAGAGCCGGTTCGCTTCGCTGGTCGCAGCCGCTGCCGACTCCGCGTACGCGGTGATCGACAAGCAGATCAACCTCGGTTCGCCGAAGCAGTTGCAGGTCGTGTTGTTCGAGGAACTCGACATGCCCAAGACCAAGAAGACCAAGACCGGATACACCACCGACGCCGAGGCGTTGCAGGGCTTGTTCGACAAGACCGGACACCCGTTCCTCGAGCATTTGCTTGCACACCGTGATGCGACGCGGATGAAGGTGACGGTCGATGGTCTGCTCAAGGCTGTTGCCGACGACGGTCGCATCCACACCACGTTCAACCAGACTGTTGCCGCAACGGGGCGCCTGTCGTCCACCGATCCGAACCTGCAGAACATCCCCGTCCGCAATGACGCCGGCCGGGAAATTCGCGACGGTTTTGTAGTTGGCCAGGGGTTCGACGTCCTCCTGACCGCCGATTACAGTCAGATCGAAATGCGCATCATGGCGCACGTGTCTGGCGACGAAGGGCTGATCGAGGCCTTTAACACCGGCGAGGATCTCCACAGTTTTGTCGGTTCACGCGCATTCGGTGTTCCCATCGAAGAAGTCACGCCGGAACTGCGTCGTCGGGTCAAGGCGATGTCGTACGGACTCGCCTACGGACTGAGCGCTTACGGCTTGGCGTCGCAGCTCAAGATCTCCACCGAAGAAGCGAAACAGCAGATGGATGCCTACTTTGCGCGCTTCGGTGGAGTCCGTGACTACCTCCATGCCGTGGTCGAGCAGGCCCGCAAGGACGGTTACACGTCGACGCTCTACGGTCGTCGTCGCTACTTGCCGGATCTCAACAGTGACAACCGTCAGCGTCGGGAAGTCGCTGAACGTGCGGCACTCAACGCGCCAATCCAGGGCACTGCAGCCGACATCATCAAGGTCGCGATGATCAACGTGCAGAAGGCGCTCGCAGACGCAGGTTTGAAGTCACGGATGCTGCTGCAGGTTCACGACGAATTGGTGCTCGAGGTGGTGCAATCGGAACTCGAGCAGGTCACCGCTCTGGTCAAGGACAAGATGTCCACTGCAATCGAGTTGTCGGTCCCACTCGACGTGTCGGTGGGAGCGGGACGCAGCTGGGACAGCGCGGCTCACTGA
- a CDS encoding C40 family peptidase, translated as MAVRMTTRKTALTRTIRGAVVVAALTAGTFAATTAGASAQPLSIPGIDFTIPALPTLPNQMMPANPMQTPDVIHSAPSVGDRALSAAESKIGSPYVWGATGPNSFDCSGLTQWAYAQAGVSIPRTTYDQEASGIAVSKADLRPGDLVLYYGGDHIGIYAGNGQVVHAPTSGQSVTRAPLDSMPFHMARRY; from the coding sequence ATGGCCGTACGTATGACCACCCGAAAGACTGCTTTGACCCGCACTATCCGAGGCGCCGTCGTTGTTGCCGCACTCACGGCAGGTACCTTCGCCGCCACGACAGCAGGCGCGAGTGCCCAACCGCTGTCCATTCCGGGTATCGACTTCACGATCCCCGCTCTGCCCACTCTGCCCAATCAGATGATGCCGGCAAATCCGATGCAGACGCCGGATGTCATCCATTCCGCGCCCAGTGTCGGTGATCGGGCCTTGTCGGCTGCGGAGTCGAAGATCGGGTCACCGTATGTCTGGGGTGCGACCGGACCGAACTCCTTCGATTGCTCGGGTCTGACCCAGTGGGCGTACGCGCAGGCCGGCGTTTCGATCCCCCGTACAACGTATGACCAGGAAGCCAGCGGCATCGCGGTGTCCAAAGCAGATCTGCGACCGGGCGACTTGGTGCTCTACTACGGTGGTGACCACATCGGTATCTACGCCGGCAACGGTCAGGTCGTTCATGCACCGACCAGCGGCCAGTCAGTCACGCGGGCACCTCTCGACTCGATGCCGTTCCACATGGCGCGCCGGTACTGA
- the galE gene encoding UDP-glucose 4-epimerase GalE — protein sequence MTLRRTVLVTGGSGFIGSHTCVALIESGHEVIVIDDLSNSSPEALVRVETLTGTTPTFYELDLRDRPGLSDVFARHDIDVVIHFAAKKAVGESTQIPLDYFDVNIGCTTSLLRVMHEYGVHRLVFSSSCSIYGDALPKPLTESDVPGPTNPYAWSKWTCEQLIEQATRYHPEMRATALRYFNPIGAHRSGVLGEAPKGPLHNVMPYLMQVAAGRLPALNVFGDDYPTPDGTAVRDYIHVVDVADGHVAAVEHVDDVPGMQVFNLGTGVGTSVLQLRDAFAQASGREIASVICERRAGDVATLVGDPRKVEVAWGWRTRFDLDAMCRDAWNFQILNPNGYTKAQ from the coding sequence ATGACACTGCGACGGACGGTGCTGGTCACCGGCGGAAGCGGATTCATCGGAAGTCACACTTGTGTGGCGCTGATCGAGAGTGGTCACGAGGTGATCGTGATCGACGATCTTTCGAACAGTTCACCGGAAGCGCTTGTGCGCGTGGAGACGCTGACCGGCACCACACCGACTTTCTACGAACTCGACCTCCGGGATCGGCCGGGGTTGTCGGATGTTTTCGCTCGCCACGACATCGATGTTGTCATCCATTTTGCGGCGAAGAAGGCGGTGGGGGAGTCGACGCAGATTCCTCTGGATTATTTCGATGTCAATATCGGGTGCACGACAAGCCTTTTGCGGGTGATGCATGAGTATGGGGTGCATCGGTTGGTGTTCTCGTCGTCGTGTTCGATTTACGGTGACGCACTACCGAAGCCGCTCACGGAGTCGGATGTTCCGGGGCCGACCAATCCGTATGCGTGGTCGAAGTGGACGTGTGAGCAGTTGATCGAGCAGGCGACGCGGTATCACCCGGAGATGCGGGCGACTGCGCTGCGGTATTTCAATCCGATCGGTGCTCATCGCAGTGGTGTGCTCGGTGAAGCGCCGAAGGGGCCGTTGCATAACGTGATGCCGTATTTGATGCAGGTTGCGGCGGGGAGGTTGCCGGCGCTGAATGTGTTCGGTGATGATTATCCGACACCGGATGGGACTGCTGTGCGCGATTACATTCATGTGGTGGATGTGGCGGACGGTCATGTTGCGGCGGTTGAGCATGTCGATGATGTGCCGGGAATGCAGGTGTTCAATCTCGGTACCGGGGTGGGGACGTCGGTGTTGCAACTGCGTGATGCGTTTGCACAGGCTAGTGGCCGGGAGATTGCGTCTGTGATTTGTGAGCGTCGGGCGGGTGATGTGGCGACGTTGGTGGGGGATCCTCGCAAGGTGGAGGTGGCGTGGGGTTGGCGTACGAGGTTTGACCTGGACGCGATGTGTCGGGATGCGTGGAATTTTCAGATTCTCAACCCGAATGGGTACACGAAGGCGCAGTGA
- a CDS encoding UDP-glucuronic acid decarboxylase family protein, with amino-acid sequence MRILITGGAGFLGSHLSEFLLSRGDEVVCLDNLSSGRRANIEHLLGSDRFRFVEADVRTAIDVDGHFDAVAHLASPASPPDYLRRPVDTLTTGSQGTLSALEFALQHQARFVLASTSEVYGDPLVHPQTEDYWGNVNPVGPRSVYDEAKRFAEALATSYGASRGLNVGIMRIFNTFGPRMRADDGRAVSTFIVQALLGEALTVFGDGQQTRSFCYVDDLVRGFVSMIDSSEPGPVNFGNPEELTVLELAELVVKFSGSESAITRRPLPVDDPTRRRPSIERADSRLNWAPQVSVETGIQRTIDWFARNRSEIEAAAGLFPESVLH; translated from the coding sequence ATGCGTATCTTGATCACAGGCGGTGCGGGTTTTCTGGGATCGCATCTGAGTGAGTTTCTCCTCTCGCGCGGAGACGAGGTCGTCTGTCTCGACAATCTCTCGTCCGGACGTCGAGCGAATATCGAGCACCTCCTCGGGAGTGATCGGTTCCGTTTCGTTGAAGCCGACGTGCGCACGGCAATCGATGTCGACGGACACTTCGACGCCGTCGCGCATCTCGCGAGTCCGGCCTCGCCGCCGGACTATCTACGTCGCCCCGTCGACACTCTCACCACGGGTAGTCAGGGCACACTCAGTGCACTCGAATTCGCGCTCCAGCACCAGGCGAGATTTGTCCTGGCGTCGACCAGCGAGGTCTACGGCGATCCGTTGGTTCATCCTCAGACCGAGGACTATTGGGGAAACGTGAACCCGGTGGGACCACGGAGTGTGTATGACGAGGCGAAACGATTCGCTGAGGCACTGGCCACTTCGTATGGTGCGTCGCGGGGGTTGAATGTTGGAATCATGCGTATTTTCAACACATTCGGACCGCGGATGCGGGCGGACGACGGCCGGGCTGTGTCGACGTTCATTGTCCAGGCATTGTTGGGCGAAGCGCTCACGGTCTTCGGTGACGGGCAGCAGACGCGGAGTTTCTGCTATGTCGACGATCTTGTGCGTGGCTTCGTTTCGATGATCGATTCGTCGGAGCCTGGTCCTGTCAATTTCGGAAATCCGGAAGAGTTGACGGTGCTCGAACTTGCTGAGCTTGTCGTGAAGTTTTCGGGGTCGGAGTCGGCGATTACTCGGCGTCCTTTGCCTGTCGACGATCCCACCCGGCGGAGACCGTCGATCGAGCGGGCCGACAGCAGATTGAACTGGGCCCCACAAGTTTCGGTCGAGACCGGTATCCAGCGCACCATCGACTGGTTTGCCCGCAATCGCTCTGAAATCGAAGCTGCAGCAGGACTCTTCCCGGAGAGTGTCCTTCACTGA
- the trxA gene encoding thioredoxin: protein MATQTLTQQNFDETINGSDVVLVDFWASWCGPCRQFAPTFEASAEKHADVVHGKVDTEAEQGIAAAANIRSIPTIMAFREGILVFNQAGALPAPALEDLITQIKALDMDEVRKEIASQNAPAE, encoded by the coding sequence GTGGCCACCCAGACACTCACCCAGCAGAACTTCGACGAAACGATCAACGGCAGCGATGTCGTGCTCGTGGACTTCTGGGCTTCCTGGTGCGGCCCGTGCCGCCAGTTCGCCCCTACCTTCGAAGCCTCAGCCGAGAAGCATGCCGACGTTGTTCACGGCAAGGTGGACACCGAAGCCGAGCAGGGAATCGCGGCAGCAGCCAACATCCGCTCGATTCCGACGATTATGGCGTTCCGCGAAGGCATCTTGGTGTTCAACCAGGCCGGCGCACTGCCTGCTCCCGCCCTCGAGGATCTGATTACTCAGATCAAGGCACTCGACATGGATGAGGTCCGCAAGGAAATCGCGTCCCAGAACGCTCCTGCGGAGTAG
- a CDS encoding right-handed parallel beta-helix repeat-containing protein — translation MLTALGAVAGVVFIARSTSLSSTQRTYYVSAHGDDRADGRSTARPWRTLDRISAQILRPGDRVLLAGGELFAGQLRVDSEDAGDREQPVVIASYGSGQAILEVSNQPVVEVYNTGGVTIQDLVVDGRSSGSVDGISVYNDLPERRRLVGVTIERVDVSGCKNGLAIGSAAHASGFDDVSVRDSSFHDNLIAGLATYGPDFDADAPVYANSNVNVSGVTAYRNTGDPTAVVNTGNGIVLGSVETGRVDRSTAYGNGTRSSAQEGPIGIWTYDSTGVVIENNLSYGNRSSGADGGGFGLDLNVSDSVLQYNLSYDNDGSGLLLYGVASNRAHARNVVRFNISSNDSRRGEFHGGISVLGGLAGGAQSGGIVGDQIYQNTVVMASGVDGFLPPVVRISDALDGVVFRNNIFISLGAGPLLISVNSTDKGAMLWGNNYFGASDQSKIVWEGTEFESLSGWRAATGQEILVEESVGSDVDPELMDPVSPTDVTAADQITSAVGFLFRPGSPMIGAGLPLAGMDPGTLDYFGVPLAANRIDNGASHFSEE, via the coding sequence ATGCTGACCGCTCTGGGAGCGGTAGCCGGAGTCGTATTCATTGCCCGATCGACTTCTTTGTCGAGCACGCAGCGGACGTATTACGTCAGCGCCCATGGCGATGATCGGGCGGACGGACGATCAACTGCGCGACCGTGGCGGACGCTCGATCGGATCTCGGCTCAGATATTGAGGCCCGGTGATCGGGTTCTATTGGCTGGTGGTGAACTTTTTGCCGGCCAACTGCGGGTGGACTCCGAGGATGCCGGAGATCGTGAACAGCCGGTGGTGATCGCCTCGTATGGGTCCGGCCAGGCGATTCTCGAGGTGTCGAACCAACCGGTCGTGGAGGTCTACAACACCGGTGGTGTGACGATTCAGGATCTGGTGGTGGATGGGCGCAGCAGTGGGTCAGTCGATGGAATCAGTGTGTACAACGACCTCCCGGAACGTCGGAGACTTGTCGGAGTGACGATCGAGCGCGTGGATGTCAGTGGCTGCAAGAACGGACTCGCAATCGGTTCGGCTGCACATGCTTCGGGGTTCGATGACGTATCGGTGCGTGACAGTTCGTTCCACGACAATCTGATTGCCGGACTGGCCACCTACGGTCCAGACTTCGACGCTGATGCGCCGGTGTATGCGAACAGCAACGTTAACGTGTCGGGTGTGACGGCGTACCGGAACACCGGCGATCCGACAGCTGTCGTCAATACCGGAAACGGAATCGTGTTGGGAAGCGTGGAGACTGGGCGGGTCGACAGATCGACTGCGTACGGCAACGGAACCCGGTCCTCGGCGCAGGAAGGTCCCATCGGAATTTGGACGTACGACTCGACAGGCGTCGTTATCGAGAACAATCTATCGTACGGGAATCGTTCGAGCGGGGCCGATGGCGGCGGTTTCGGTTTGGATCTCAATGTCTCGGATTCTGTTCTCCAGTATAATCTTTCATACGACAATGACGGTTCGGGCTTGCTGCTCTACGGTGTTGCTTCGAATCGAGCGCATGCCCGGAACGTGGTGCGTTTCAACATCAGCAGCAACGACAGTCGGCGCGGTGAATTCCACGGCGGGATCTCGGTTCTCGGTGGACTTGCCGGAGGCGCTCAGTCGGGCGGCATCGTCGGCGACCAGATCTACCAGAACACCGTGGTCATGGCATCCGGTGTGGACGGATTCCTACCGCCGGTGGTTCGCATCAGTGATGCCCTCGACGGTGTGGTGTTTCGCAACAATATCTTCATCTCGCTGGGCGCTGGGCCGCTGCTGATATCCGTCAACAGCACGGATAAAGGTGCAATGTTATGGGGTAACAACTATTTCGGGGCATCCGATCAATCCAAAATCGTCTGGGAGGGTACCGAATTCGAGAGCCTGAGCGGGTGGCGCGCCGCGACCGGCCAGGAAATCTTGGTGGAGGAATCCGTCGGCTCGGATGTAGATCCGGAGTTGATGGATCCTGTATCACCCACCGATGTCACAGCAGCCGATCAGATCACGAGCGCCGTCGGGTTTCTGTTTCGGCCAGGATCGCCGATGATCGGTGCGGGGCTGCCCCTTGCCGGAATGGATCCGGGGACCCTCGACTATTTCGGAGTTCCATTGGCTGCGAACCGAATCGACAACGGGGCAAGTCATTTCTCCGAGGAATGA
- a CDS encoding UDP-glucose dehydrogenase family protein, producing MSVRIAVFGLGYLGATHALCMAELGHHVIGIDVDSTKVGMLQSGELPFYEPGLGEVLERNLAAGRLRFTTSYSEAADFAQAHFLAVGTPQRSDGLAADLSHLDALIESLAPLLTKPAVIFGKSTVPVGTAKRLANRARELAPAGEAVELAWNPEFLREGFAVQDTLRPERLVLGVDRGRPGRAEEVAREVFAPLLNVGVPLLVTGLETSELVKVAANAFLATKISFINAMAEVCDRTAADVSVLAEAIGYDPRIGREFLRAGIGFGGGCLPKDIRAFRARADELGVGSISAILTVADDINTRSRTRAVDITQEVCGSLPGARIAILGAAFKPDSDDVRDSPALDVANQLQLGGADVVVHDPMGMDNARVRFPDLGYATSIGSACEGADAVLVLTEWAEFRKLLPHDLDTVVRRKVLVDGRNCLDPNPWREAGWTYRGFGRPQFSVSESCSRAELVETASSVAP from the coding sequence ATGAGTGTTCGTATTGCTGTCTTCGGACTGGGATATTTGGGCGCAACGCATGCGCTGTGCATGGCCGAGCTCGGTCATCACGTAATCGGTATCGATGTCGATTCCACGAAGGTCGGGATGCTTCAGTCCGGTGAATTACCGTTCTACGAACCAGGTCTTGGCGAGGTTCTCGAACGAAATCTCGCAGCCGGCAGGTTGCGGTTCACGACGTCCTACAGTGAAGCTGCGGACTTTGCCCAGGCACATTTTCTTGCTGTGGGCACGCCTCAGCGTTCAGACGGGCTGGCTGCGGACCTCTCCCACCTCGACGCGCTGATCGAGTCTCTCGCCCCTTTGCTGACGAAGCCGGCCGTGATTTTCGGCAAATCCACGGTGCCTGTCGGAACGGCGAAGCGACTGGCGAACCGTGCTCGCGAATTGGCGCCGGCCGGAGAAGCCGTCGAGCTCGCCTGGAATCCTGAGTTTCTTCGCGAAGGCTTTGCAGTCCAGGACACGTTGAGGCCCGAACGGTTGGTGCTCGGAGTGGACCGGGGGCGTCCGGGACGAGCAGAAGAAGTGGCGCGTGAGGTTTTTGCGCCGCTACTCAATGTCGGTGTTCCGTTACTGGTCACAGGCTTGGAGACCTCCGAATTGGTCAAGGTCGCAGCGAATGCCTTTTTGGCTACCAAGATTTCGTTCATCAACGCGATGGCGGAAGTGTGCGATCGTACCGCCGCTGATGTGTCGGTGCTGGCCGAGGCGATCGGATATGACCCGCGCATCGGTCGCGAGTTTCTTCGGGCAGGCATCGGTTTCGGAGGAGGGTGCTTACCGAAGGATATTCGGGCGTTCCGGGCTCGGGCCGACGAGCTCGGCGTCGGGAGCATATCGGCGATCTTGACCGTAGCCGATGACATCAACACGCGATCGCGAACTCGCGCAGTCGATATCACCCAGGAAGTGTGCGGATCGTTGCCGGGTGCGCGGATCGCGATTCTCGGTGCGGCGTTCAAGCCGGACTCCGACGACGTACGAGATTCGCCGGCACTCGACGTCGCGAATCAACTGCAACTCGGTGGTGCGGACGTCGTCGTGCATGACCCGATGGGTATGGACAATGCACGTGTGAGGTTCCCGGATTTGGGATATGCCACGTCGATCGGTAGCGCGTGCGAGGGTGCTGACGCCGTTCTGGTGCTCACCGAGTGGGCAGAGTTTCGGAAATTGCTTCCACATGATCTCGATACGGTGGTCCGGCGGAAGGTGCTCGTCGACGGGCGTAACTGCCTCGATCCGAATCCGTGGCGAGAAGCCGGCTGGACCTACCGCGGATTCGGAAGGCCACAATTCTCGGTTTCCGAATCCTGTTCGCGGGCAGAGCTCGTAGAAACGGCGTCTTCGGTGGCTCCATGA
- a CDS encoding glycosyltransferase family 2 protein yields MVGALTVGWLASVAVFWWWWLAPEHRFGWFGFVVNSALLAYLCLLPAYFLVAVNRLRKVNPELRIPDVRVAIVVTRAPSEPWLMVRETLEAMLAQQFPYAYDVWLCDEAPSAEISAWCEQHGVSVSTRNGRSDYHRDTWPRRTKCKEGNLAFFYDTVGYDSYDVVSQLDADHVPAVTYLAEMVRPFADPAIGYVSAPSVCDSNADQSWSARGRLHREAAFHGPVQLGHNRGLAPISIGSHYAVRTAAVRSIGGIGPELAEDFSTSYLLNTAGWSGAFAIDAEAHGEGPATFGAMLTQEFQWSRSLAVVLVNLVPRTLIRLPWRLRLRFLFALGFYPLLVLSTTVGLSLPPIAAVTGIPWVRVNYLDFLAHWIVPALFLLLLTAVLRRHRLLRPRNAPLLSWEVWLYALARWPIIGWGLAAACLQQITPKPVVFKVTPKGTSGVESMSVRLVAPYLVISVVMSSAAIVGIARTGAVGYIGLCLIAASIYTTLAIAAPLLHAHEAATAADVPIGLTLLAVWKPLCAWMIISMPLFLALAAYPGYLMKELGL; encoded by the coding sequence GTGGTTGGGGCGTTGACCGTCGGTTGGCTGGCCAGTGTTGCGGTGTTCTGGTGGTGGTGGCTCGCCCCCGAACACCGATTCGGATGGTTCGGGTTTGTTGTCAACAGTGCACTGTTGGCTTACCTGTGTTTGCTTCCGGCCTATTTTCTGGTCGCCGTCAATCGTCTACGGAAGGTCAATCCGGAATTGAGGATTCCGGACGTCCGAGTGGCAATCGTGGTTACTCGGGCGCCGTCGGAACCGTGGCTTATGGTTCGCGAGACGCTCGAAGCGATGCTCGCTCAACAGTTCCCGTATGCCTATGACGTCTGGCTTTGCGACGAAGCGCCCTCTGCCGAAATATCAGCCTGGTGCGAGCAGCACGGTGTCTCGGTCAGTACCCGCAACGGTCGATCCGACTACCACCGCGATACCTGGCCGCGCCGGACCAAGTGCAAGGAAGGCAACCTGGCGTTCTTCTACGACACGGTCGGATATGACTCCTACGACGTCGTATCGCAACTCGATGCGGATCATGTTCCGGCCGTGACGTATCTCGCCGAGATGGTTCGACCTTTCGCTGATCCGGCAATCGGGTACGTCAGCGCGCCCAGTGTGTGTGATTCGAATGCTGATCAATCATGGTCTGCCCGTGGACGGTTACATCGCGAGGCGGCATTTCACGGCCCCGTCCAGCTCGGGCACAATCGTGGACTTGCCCCGATCAGTATCGGGTCACACTATGCCGTGCGTACAGCCGCGGTGCGATCGATCGGTGGTATCGGGCCGGAACTCGCCGAGGATTTCTCCACGTCGTACCTGCTCAACACTGCCGGGTGGAGTGGGGCATTTGCCATCGATGCCGAAGCGCATGGTGAAGGTCCGGCGACCTTCGGTGCGATGTTGACCCAGGAATTTCAGTGGTCGCGGAGTCTTGCCGTCGTCCTTGTCAACCTCGTTCCTCGCACACTCATCAGACTTCCGTGGAGACTGCGCCTTCGGTTCCTGTTCGCGCTGGGTTTCTATCCACTGTTGGTCTTAAGCACCACCGTGGGGCTCTCGCTTCCCCCGATCGCTGCTGTCACCGGAATTCCCTGGGTTCGGGTGAACTACCTCGATTTCCTGGCTCACTGGATCGTCCCCGCGTTGTTTCTGCTTCTGCTCACCGCAGTTCTGCGACGGCACCGCTTGTTGCGTCCCCGGAATGCGCCACTGTTGAGCTGGGAGGTTTGGCTGTATGCCCTCGCCCGATGGCCGATCATCGGCTGGGGATTGGCAGCGGCCTGTCTGCAACAGATCACCCCTAAACCCGTGGTGTTCAAAGTCACTCCGAAAGGTACGAGCGGGGTGGAGTCGATGTCCGTCCGTCTCGTCGCTCCCTACTTGGTGATATCGGTAGTGATGTCCTCGGCTGCAATCGTCGGTATCGCGAGAACGGGAGCGGTCGGCTATATCGGCTTGTGTCTGATCGCCGCCAGCATCTACACGACTCTCGCGATCGCGGCGCCGCTTCTTCATGCGCACGAAGCGGCAACCGCTGCGGATGTACCCATTGGCCTCACGCTGCTCGCGGTGTGGAAGCCGTTGTGTGCGTGGATGATTATTTCGATGCCGCTGTTTCTGGCTCTCGCGGCTTATCCCGGATATTTGATGAAGGAGCTCGGGTTATGA